From a region of the Pieris brassicae chromosome 13, ilPieBrab1.1, whole genome shotgun sequence genome:
- the LOC123717860 gene encoding uncharacterized protein LOC123717860, which produces MGMEYILKIPRKLDQYYEGSLRGRPVVYDKEGWPVHPDTKKRTVRLVSKPMEFILNLIMFIILPCILLWEAAMQMINKCKTEEKFRGKYQNTKKCFSSKDMQNVEPRWRRRKGDMRKWMTPQAEALSADIWDYGLSPTGEKKCDCRQPLLNDITRNELKQQILHDSEQDDTAYVLTQIQKSKESLKH; this is translated from the exons ATGGGAATGGaatatatactaaagataCCACGAAAGCTGGACCAGTACTATGAAGGTTCTTTGAGAGGTCGACCTGTGGTTTATGATAAGGAGGGGTGGCCTGTTCATCCAGACACCAAAAAGAGAACTGTACGTCTTGTGAGcaa GCCAATGGAGTTCATATTAAACttgataatgtttataatctTACCGTGTATACTGTTATGGGAAGCAGCAAtgcaaatgataaataaatgtaaaacagaagaaaaatttCGAGGAAAGTACCAAAACACGAAGAAATGTTTCAGCAGTAAAGATATGCAG AACGTGGAGCCAAGATGGCGGAGGCGTAAAGGTGACATGAGGAAATGGATGACACCTCAGGCCGAAGCTCTCAGTGCAGACATTTGGGACTACGGTCTATCTCCAACAGGCGAGAAGAAATGCGATTGC agACAACCACTCCTCAACGACATCACCAGGAACGAGTTGAAACAGCAAATACTCCACGATTCCGAACAAGACGACACTGCTTATGTCTTAACACAAATACAGAAGAGCAAAGAGTCCTTAAAACATTAG